In Sideroxyarcus emersonii, one DNA window encodes the following:
- the rpsU gene encoding 30S ribosomal protein S21: MTTVRVKENEPFEVAMRRFKRSVEKTGLLTELRAREFYEKPTAERKRKLAAAVKRHYKRLRSQTLPPKLY; the protein is encoded by the coding sequence ATGACAACCGTACGTGTTAAAGAGAATGAGCCGTTCGAAGTGGCGATGCGCCGCTTCAAGCGTTCTGTGGAAAAGACCGGCCTGCTGACCGAGTTGCGCGCCCGCGAGTTTTACGAAAAGCCCACCGCAGAGCGCAAGCGCAAGCTGGCCGCTGCCGTGAAGCGCCACTACAAGCGCCTGCGCAGCCAGACTCTGCCTCCGAAGCTGTACTGA
- a CDS encoding nucleotidyltransferase domain-containing protein: protein MFGLSEQTLAAIHACLQQHPEIVWAKIYGSRAKGNYERGSDIDLAFSSPTDISATLLAALDELPTPYLFDVTHYESLKHEELKEHIDRVGVVFYQRDDGASR, encoded by the coding sequence ATGTTCGGATTAAGCGAACAAACCCTGGCCGCCATCCACGCCTGCCTGCAACAACACCCCGAAATCGTCTGGGCCAAAATCTACGGCTCTCGCGCCAAGGGCAATTACGAGCGGGGCTCGGACATAGATCTGGCGTTCAGCAGCCCAACCGACATCTCGGCGACATTGCTGGCCGCGCTCGACGAACTGCCCACGCCTTATCTGTTCGACGTGACGCATTACGAAAGCCTCAAGCATGAAGAGCTGAAAGAGCATATCGACCGCGTTGGCGTAGTGTTTTATCAGAGGGACGATGGGGCGTCACGATGA
- a CDS encoding GatB/YqeY domain-containing protein gives MSLKQQITEDMKTAMRAKETARLGAIRLLLAAMKQREVDERIELTDADVVAVIEKMLKQRRDSISQYEAAGRQDLADVEKFEVSILQAYMPQQLGEAEIAAAIAEAIVATGAAGPQDMGKVMGVVKPKLAGRADMGKVSGLIKAQLTK, from the coding sequence ATGAGTCTGAAGCAGCAGATCACTGAGGACATGAAAACCGCGATGCGGGCCAAGGAAACGGCGCGCCTCGGGGCCATCCGCCTTTTGCTTGCCGCGATGAAGCAGCGCGAAGTGGACGAGCGCATCGAACTGACCGACGCCGATGTGGTGGCCGTCATCGAAAAGATGCTGAAGCAGCGTCGCGATTCCATCAGCCAGTATGAGGCTGCTGGTCGCCAGGACCTGGCCGATGTCGAGAAATTCGAAGTCTCGATCTTGCAGGCTTATATGCCGCAGCAACTCGGCGAAGCCGAGATCGCCGCCGCCATCGCCGAAGCCATCGTTGCGACGGGCGCCGCCGGTCCGCAAGACATGGGCAAGGTGATGGGCGTGGTCAAGCCCAAGCTGGCCGGACGCGCCGACATGGGCAAGGTTTCCGGCCTGATCAAGGCCCAGCTCACCAAGTAA
- a CDS encoding OapA family protein has translation MKLRWFVTLSSLPLLGVVTAFGIMPQTDVISGAQQTVIEDIALPSATAVATSATSFWRNERIQRGDTIAELLRRLNVEDQAASDYLRKNKAAEGLRRLSVGKEVQAETDANGALLALRYPDSDGNQVVIEKNGGGFKVSSLPAVTEKRIQIRTGEIKTNLFAATDEVGLPDPAANQLADIFGGDIDFHRDLRKGDKFTVIYEMNYVNGEPARTGRILSAEFINHGHAFRAAYFQTTEYTGDYYSPEGKSMRKAFLRSPLEFSRVSSGFSKSRFHPILNKWRSHKGVDYAAAMGTKVKVTSDGVVSFVGKQGGYGNVVMVDHQGRFSTVYGHLSRFASGLHKGQRVGQGQIIGYVGMTGLATGPHLHYEFKMNGVQRDPLKVALPDGKPISEAQRTAFSAATGALFAQLDTYHNTRIANLD, from the coding sequence ATGAAGCTGCGATGGTTCGTCACCTTGTCCAGCCTGCCTTTGCTAGGGGTGGTGACTGCTTTCGGCATCATGCCGCAGACGGACGTGATTTCGGGTGCGCAACAGACCGTGATCGAGGATATCGCGCTGCCTTCCGCCACGGCGGTGGCCACCAGTGCAACGAGCTTCTGGCGCAACGAGCGCATCCAGCGCGGCGATACGATTGCCGAACTGCTGCGCCGGCTGAACGTGGAAGACCAGGCCGCCAGCGATTACCTGCGCAAGAACAAGGCTGCCGAAGGGTTGCGCCGGCTGTCCGTGGGCAAGGAAGTCCAGGCCGAGACGGACGCCAACGGTGCACTGCTGGCGCTGCGCTATCCGGACAGCGACGGCAACCAGGTCGTCATCGAAAAGAACGGCGGCGGGTTCAAGGTAAGCAGCCTGCCCGCGGTGACCGAAAAACGCATCCAGATCCGTACCGGCGAGATCAAGACCAACCTGTTCGCCGCAACCGACGAGGTCGGCCTGCCCGACCCGGCCGCCAACCAGCTGGCCGACATCTTCGGCGGCGACATCGACTTCCACCGCGATCTGCGCAAGGGCGACAAGTTCACGGTGATCTACGAGATGAACTACGTCAACGGCGAACCAGCCCGCACCGGCCGCATCCTCTCCGCCGAGTTCATCAACCACGGGCATGCATTCCGCGCCGCCTATTTCCAGACTACCGAGTACACCGGCGACTATTACTCGCCGGAAGGCAAGAGCATGCGCAAGGCTTTCCTGCGTTCGCCGCTGGAGTTCTCGCGCGTCAGTTCCGGCTTCAGCAAGTCGCGCTTCCATCCGATCCTGAACAAGTGGCGCTCGCACAAGGGCGTGGATTACGCGGCAGCGATGGGTACCAAGGTCAAGGTCACCAGCGACGGCGTCGTTTCCTTCGTCGGCAAACAGGGGGGCTACGGCAACGTGGTGATGGTCGACCACCAGGGTCGCTTCTCCACGGTCTACGGGCACTTGTCGCGTTTCGCCAGCGGCCTGCACAAGGGCCAGCGCGTAGGGCAAGGCCAGATCATCGGCTACGTCGGCATGACCGGTCTGGCCACCGGACCGCACCTGCATTACGAGTTCAAGATGAACGGCGTGCAGCGCGACCCGCTGAAAGTGGCGCTGCCCGACGGCAAGCCGATCAGCGAAGCGCAGCGTACCGCCTTCAGCGCGGCAACCGGTGCGCTGTTCGCCCAGCTGGACACCTATCACAATACCCGCATCGCCAATCTCGACTAG
- the dnaG gene encoding DNA primase: MIPKSFIQDLLNRLDIVDVIERYLPLKKAGANYVACCPFHNEKSPSFTVSQSKQFYHCFGCGAHGTAIGFVMEHTGMGFVEAVEELAKSIGVTVPKEASNVPQHKVAPDLYELMQSATRYYREQLKKTPRAIDYLKGRGLSGEVAARFGIGYAPDDWQNLKAAVPNYQDASLVETGLVIAGEEGKRYDRFRDRIMFPIVNVRGQVIGFGGRVLDKGEPKYLNSPETPLFEKGHELYGLFQAQKAIRAQQRVIVVEGYMDVVALAQHGVEYAVATLGTATTPYHVQKLLRLCDQVVFCFDGDRAGQKAAWRALENALPQLQDGKRLGFLFLPEEHDPDTYIREYGHEAFEHELENSLPLSGYLLRELTAQVDLRTQEGKSTLLKNAQPLITAITAPTTALLLRKEVAALAGVTQAELEALWSIKPVAAAPRAAPPKARRAAPSSLRTLLRCLVMKPELARELPADWLREGHAEGAEGAAISALADWLQESADEASTAALIQHFQGAAHETVFAAAQGEIMHLGDDYDVRADFDGILRKIRRDAIEAEMAALLHGKGLGMDAAERARHEQLKEELKQLKAQPG, translated from the coding sequence GTGATTCCAAAAAGTTTCATTCAGGATCTGCTCAATCGCCTCGACATCGTGGATGTGATCGAGCGCTACCTTCCGCTCAAGAAGGCCGGCGCCAACTACGTCGCCTGCTGCCCCTTCCATAACGAAAAATCCCCGTCCTTCACGGTCAGCCAGTCCAAGCAGTTCTACCATTGCTTCGGTTGCGGCGCACATGGCACCGCCATCGGCTTCGTCATGGAGCACACCGGCATGGGTTTCGTCGAGGCGGTGGAAGAGCTGGCCAAGAGCATCGGCGTCACCGTTCCCAAGGAAGCTTCCAATGTGCCGCAGCACAAGGTTGCGCCCGATCTCTATGAGCTGATGCAATCCGCCACGCGCTATTACCGCGAACAACTCAAAAAGACCCCGCGCGCCATCGACTACCTCAAGGGGCGCGGCCTCTCCGGCGAAGTCGCCGCGCGCTTCGGCATCGGCTATGCGCCGGACGACTGGCAGAACCTGAAGGCTGCCGTGCCGAATTATCAGGACGCCAGCCTGGTCGAGACCGGCCTGGTGATCGCGGGGGAAGAGGGCAAGCGCTACGACCGCTTCCGCGACCGCATCATGTTCCCCATCGTCAACGTGCGCGGCCAGGTCATCGGTTTCGGCGGGCGCGTGCTGGACAAGGGCGAGCCCAAATACCTCAATTCGCCGGAAACGCCGCTGTTCGAAAAAGGCCACGAACTCTACGGCCTGTTCCAGGCGCAAAAGGCCATCCGCGCCCAGCAACGCGTCATCGTGGTCGAAGGCTACATGGACGTGGTGGCACTGGCGCAGCACGGCGTGGAATATGCCGTCGCCACGCTGGGCACGGCCACCACGCCGTACCATGTGCAGAAGCTGCTGCGCCTGTGCGACCAGGTGGTGTTCTGTTTCGACGGCGACCGCGCCGGCCAGAAGGCGGCGTGGCGCGCGCTGGAGAACGCGCTGCCGCAACTGCAGGACGGCAAGCGCCTCGGTTTCCTTTTCCTGCCGGAAGAACACGATCCCGACACCTACATCCGCGAATACGGCCACGAGGCCTTCGAGCACGAACTGGAGAATTCGCTGCCGCTGTCGGGCTACCTGCTGCGCGAACTGACCGCGCAGGTGGACCTGCGCACCCAGGAAGGCAAGAGCACCCTGCTCAAAAACGCGCAGCCGCTGATCACCGCCATCACCGCGCCTACCACGGCGCTGCTGCTGCGCAAGGAAGTGGCCGCTTTGGCCGGCGTCACGCAGGCCGAACTGGAAGCGCTGTGGTCGATCAAGCCGGTTGCGGCAGCGCCGCGTGCCGCACCGCCCAAGGCCAGGCGCGCCGCGCCTTCCAGCCTGCGCACCTTGCTGCGCTGCCTGGTGATGAAGCCGGAGTTGGCGCGCGAACTGCCTGCCGACTGGCTGCGGGAAGGACATGCCGAGGGCGCCGAAGGCGCGGCCATCTCCGCGCTGGCCGATTGGCTGCAGGAATCCGCCGACGAGGCCAGCACGGCGGCGCTGATCCAGCATTTCCAGGGCGCGGCCCATGAAACCGTGTTCGCCGCCGCACAAGGCGAGATCATGCATCTGGGCGACGATTACGATGTCCGGGCGGATTTCGATGGCATCCTGCGCAAGATCCGCCGCGATGCCATCGAAGCCGAGATGGCCGCATTGCTGCACGGCAAGGGGCTGGGCATGGATGCCGCTGAGCGGGCGCGCCACGAACAGCTGAAGGAAGAACTCAAACAGCTGAAGGCGCAGCCCGGCTGA
- a CDS encoding anhydro-N-acetylmuramic acid kinase has protein sequence MSTAPDLYIGIMSGTSLDGIDAALVDLSQTSPRLVASHYQPYAGPLREALLSLHQVSHNELHQAQLTANQLAREYASATQVLLNKARMTPEHVQAIGCHGQTVRHRPEHGYTIQLNNPALLAELTGIHVVGDFRSRDIAAGGQGAPLVPAFHDRVLRHSGIHRVIVNIGGIANLTDLPPGSTTTGFDSGPGNLLMDAWIARHQGHAYDRDGAWAASGKIIPALLQRLLAESYFATLPPKSTGRDLFNLAWLERHLSGEESPADVQATLLALTGDSIAAAAQRFCTGAEELYLCGGGAHNAALVSHLQRALPHCRILKTETLGIAADWMEAIAFAWLAQQALHLHPANLPAVTGAKHPCVLGAIYPA, from the coding sequence GTGAGTACGGCTCCCGACCTCTATATCGGCATCATGTCCGGCACCAGCCTGGACGGGATCGATGCCGCACTGGTCGATCTTTCGCAAACCTCGCCCCGCCTCGTCGCCAGCCATTACCAGCCGTATGCGGGGCCGCTCAGGGAAGCGCTGCTCTCGCTGCACCAGGTCTCGCATAACGAACTGCACCAGGCCCAGCTTACCGCCAACCAGCTGGCGCGCGAATACGCCAGCGCCACTCAGGTCTTGCTGAACAAGGCTCGAATGACACCGGAACATGTGCAGGCCATCGGCTGTCACGGCCAGACCGTGCGCCACCGCCCCGAACACGGCTATACCATTCAGCTCAACAACCCGGCCCTGCTGGCGGAACTGACCGGCATCCATGTGGTGGGTGATTTCCGCAGCCGCGACATCGCAGCAGGCGGTCAGGGAGCCCCGCTGGTTCCGGCCTTTCATGACCGGGTCTTGCGCCATTCCGGCATCCATCGGGTGATCGTCAACATCGGCGGCATCGCCAACCTGACCGACCTTCCGCCCGGCAGCACGACGACGGGATTCGACTCCGGCCCCGGCAACCTGCTGATGGATGCCTGGATCGCCCGCCACCAGGGTCATGCCTATGATCGGGACGGCGCCTGGGCTGCCAGCGGCAAGATTATCCCCGCCCTGCTGCAGCGCCTGCTGGCCGAGTCCTATTTCGCCACCCTCCCGCCCAAAAGCACGGGGCGAGACCTGTTCAACCTCGCCTGGCTGGAACGACACCTGAGCGGAGAAGAGTCCCCGGCTGACGTGCAGGCGACCCTGCTGGCGCTCACTGGCGACAGCATTGCCGCTGCCGCGCAACGCTTCTGCACCGGTGCCGAAGAACTCTACCTGTGCGGTGGCGGCGCGCACAACGCAGCGCTGGTCTCGCACCTGCAACGCGCATTGCCGCACTGCCGCATCCTGAAGACCGAGACCTTGGGCATCGCCGCCGACTGGATGGAAGCCATCGCCTTCGCCTGGCTGGCGCAACAGGCCTTGCACCTGCACCCCGCAAACCTGCCTGCCGTCACCGGGGCGAAACACCCCTGTGTACTGGGTGCGATCTATCCCGCATAA
- the tyrS gene encoding tyrosine--tRNA ligase: protein MDQQEILNQIKRGSDELLLESELEKKLAQGRPLRVKAGFDPTAPDLHLGHTVLLNKMRQLQDLGHHALFLIGDFTGMIGDPTGKNATRPPLSREQVLANAQSYRDQVFKVLDPDKTEVVFNSAWMDKFSAVDLIRLAATHTVAQMLERDDFSKRYKGNQPIAIHEFIYPLVQGYDSVALKADIELGGTDQKFNLLMGRELQKHFGQPAQCVLTMPLLEGLDGINKMSKSLGNYVGITDTPQDMFGKLMSVSDDLMWRYLELLSFRSLAQIANFKEEVAQGRNPRDIKVMLAQEIVARFHSQKAAEDALAEFEARFQKGVLPEDMPELAVQSVNGSIAIASLLKQANLVASTSEALRMIDQGGVKLDGEKVSDKALQLKAGAVVVAQVGKRKFGRVSIG, encoded by the coding sequence ATGGATCAACAGGAAATCCTCAATCAAATCAAGCGCGGCAGCGACGAGCTGCTGCTCGAATCCGAACTGGAGAAAAAACTGGCGCAAGGGCGTCCGTTGCGCGTCAAGGCAGGCTTCGATCCCACCGCGCCAGACCTGCACCTCGGCCACACAGTCCTGCTCAACAAGATGCGCCAATTGCAGGACCTCGGGCACCATGCCCTGTTCCTGATCGGCGACTTCACCGGCATGATCGGCGATCCTACCGGCAAGAATGCCACCCGCCCCCCGCTGTCGCGCGAGCAGGTGCTTGCCAATGCGCAGAGCTACCGCGACCAGGTGTTCAAGGTGCTGGATCCGGACAAGACCGAGGTGGTGTTCAACTCCGCCTGGATGGACAAATTCAGCGCGGTCGACCTGATCCGGCTCGCCGCCACCCATACCGTGGCGCAGATGCTGGAACGCGACGATTTTTCCAAGCGCTACAAGGGCAACCAGCCCATCGCCATTCACGAATTCATTTACCCGCTGGTGCAGGGCTACGATTCGGTCGCGCTCAAGGCCGACATCGAACTTGGCGGCACCGACCAGAAGTTCAACCTGCTGATGGGGCGCGAACTGCAGAAGCATTTCGGTCAGCCGGCGCAGTGCGTGCTCACCATGCCGCTGCTGGAAGGCCTCGACGGCATCAACAAGATGTCCAAGTCGCTGGGCAACTACGTCGGCATCACCGATACCCCGCAGGACATGTTCGGCAAGCTCATGTCCGTTTCCGACGACCTGATGTGGCGCTACCTGGAACTGCTGTCGTTCCGCAGCCTGGCACAGATCGCCAATTTCAAGGAAGAAGTCGCGCAAGGGCGCAACCCGCGCGACATCAAGGTGATGCTGGCGCAGGAGATCGTTGCACGCTTCCACTCGCAAAAGGCAGCCGAAGACGCGCTGGCGGAATTCGAGGCGCGCTTCCAGAAAGGCGTGCTGCCGGAGGACATGCCCGAACTTGCCGTGCAATCGGTCAACGGCAGCATCGCCATCGCCAGCCTGCTCAAACAGGCCAATCTCGTCGCCAGCACCTCGGAAGCGCTGCGCATGATCGACCAGGGCGGCGTCAAGCTGGATGGCGAAAAGGTCAGCGACAAGGCGCTGCAGCTCAAGGCCGGTGCGGTCGTGGTGGCGCAGGTCGGCAAGCGCAAGTTCGGCCGCGTCAGCATCGGCTGA
- a CDS encoding nucleotidyltransferase substrate binding protein, with protein MQDIRWQQRFDNLQSAYSRLQEAVAANKQAPDNQLIQMALIKSFEMTFELSWKTMKDYLKYNGIDVKLPREIIKQAFATDLITDGQMWMDMLEDRNLMAHTYDEARALEAIDHICRRYLAGLEQLHQYLCARLA; from the coding sequence ATGCAAGACATACGCTGGCAACAACGCTTCGACAACCTGCAATCGGCTTACTCGCGACTGCAAGAAGCAGTCGCCGCCAACAAACAAGCGCCCGACAATCAACTCATCCAGATGGCGCTCATCAAATCCTTCGAGATGACGTTTGAACTGTCATGGAAAACCATGAAGGATTACCTCAAGTACAACGGCATCGACGTAAAGCTGCCGCGAGAAATCATCAAGCAGGCGTTTGCCACCGACCTCATCACCGACGGACAGATGTGGATGGACATGCTCGAAGACCGCAACCTGATGGCGCATACCTACGACGAAGCCCGCGCGCTCGAGGCGATCGATCACATCTGCCGGCGTTATCTGGCAGGGTTGGAACAACTGCATCAATACCTGTGCGCAAGGCTGGCTTGA
- a CDS encoding N-6 DNA methylase yields the protein MFEQAFKNIDDVLRKEAGCASELDYTEQSSWLLFLKYLDALEHSKAMEAELEGKKYTWLIDPPYRWETWAAPKGKDGKIDHNAAMTGDDLRDFVNQTLFPYLHRFKEKAANSKTLEYKIGEIFGEIKNKIQSGYNLRDIIDHIDELRFGSQAEKHELSHLYEAKIKNMGNAGRNGGEYYTPRPLIRAMVQVVDPKIGETIYDGACGSAGFLCEAFDYLRAKPQLTTRDLKTLQEATFYGIEKKSLAYVIAIMNMILHGIEAPNIAHANTLALNLADVQDKDRFDIVLANPPFGGKERKEVQQNFPIKTGETAFLFLQHFIKFLKAGGRGAIVIKNTFLSNTDNASVSLRKHLLESCNLHTVLDCPGGTFQGAGVKTVVLFFEKGAPTRKVWYYQLDPGRNMGKTNPLNDADLAEFIELQKTFADSPKSWSVDAAGIDPATFDLSVKNPNGNEAVVHRSPQDIMDEIAALDEQSAQVLGNIRALL from the coding sequence ATGTTCGAACAAGCCTTCAAGAATATCGACGACGTACTCCGCAAAGAAGCCGGCTGCGCCAGCGAACTCGACTACACCGAACAAAGCTCCTGGCTGTTGTTCCTCAAATATCTTGATGCGCTCGAACACAGCAAGGCCATGGAAGCCGAGCTGGAAGGCAAGAAATACACCTGGCTGATCGACCCGCCCTACCGCTGGGAAACCTGGGCCGCGCCCAAGGGAAAAGACGGCAAGATCGACCACAACGCCGCCATGACCGGCGACGATCTGCGCGACTTCGTCAACCAGACCCTGTTTCCCTACCTGCACCGCTTCAAGGAAAAAGCCGCCAACTCCAAAACGCTGGAGTACAAGATCGGCGAAATCTTCGGCGAGATCAAAAACAAGATCCAGAGCGGCTACAACCTGCGCGACATCATCGACCACATCGACGAATTGCGCTTCGGCTCGCAGGCCGAGAAGCACGAACTCTCGCACCTGTATGAAGCCAAGATCAAAAACATGGGCAACGCCGGGCGCAACGGCGGCGAGTACTACACCCCGCGCCCGCTCATTCGCGCCATGGTGCAAGTGGTCGATCCCAAGATCGGCGAAACCATCTACGACGGAGCCTGCGGCAGCGCGGGCTTCCTGTGCGAAGCGTTCGACTATCTGCGCGCCAAACCGCAGCTCACCACGCGCGACCTCAAGACCCTGCAGGAAGCTACCTTCTACGGCATCGAAAAGAAAAGCCTCGCCTACGTCATCGCGATCATGAACATGATCCTGCACGGCATCGAAGCGCCCAACATTGCCCACGCCAACACCCTCGCGCTCAACCTCGCCGACGTGCAGGACAAGGACCGCTTCGACATCGTCCTCGCCAACCCGCCCTTCGGCGGCAAGGAACGCAAGGAAGTGCAGCAAAACTTCCCCATCAAGACCGGCGAAACCGCCTTCCTGTTCTTGCAGCACTTCATCAAGTTTTTGAAAGCAGGCGGACGCGGCGCAATCGTCATCAAGAACACCTTCCTCAGCAACACCGACAACGCCTCGGTGAGCCTGCGCAAACACCTGCTGGAAAGTTGCAACCTGCACACCGTGCTCGATTGCCCCGGCGGCACCTTCCAGGGCGCGGGCGTGAAAACCGTGGTGCTGTTCTTCGAGAAAGGCGCGCCGACGCGCAAAGTCTGGTACTACCAGCTCGACCCCGGCCGCAACATGGGCAAGACCAACCCGCTCAACGACGCCGACCTTGCCGAATTCATTGAGTTGCAGAAGACCTTCGCCGATTCGCCCAAGAGCTGGAGCGTGGATGCGGCAGGCATCGACCCCGCGACATTCGATTTGTCGGTGAAGAACCCGAATGGCAATGAGGCCGTGGTGCATCGCAGCCCGCAGGACATCATGGACGAGATCGCCGCGCTGGATGAGCAGAGCGCGCAGGTATTGGGTAATATTCGAGCCTTGCTGTAA
- the rpoD gene encoding RNA polymerase sigma factor RpoD, with the protein MATPQQKKKSSSSSKQTTANNKQTAKDKAEAEAALVDPSQDVEARRTRLKALILLGKERGYLTYAEINDHLPEMLEVEQVEGVVSMINDMGITVCDVAPDTESLVMNETAPAVADEDAAEEAEAAISTVDSEFGRTTDPVRMYMREMGVVNLLTRQDEIEIAKRIEDGLKHMIQAISACPATIAEILALADKVAKEELRIDEVIDGFIDTQEEVMVSEVSEEEVDEEEQDEEEEESEEDGEAAAAANLAQLKVDALERFSIISDLFTKLGKAYEKYGYRSKQYDKLQQQISDELMQFRFSAKQVDALCETMRGLVEEVRGCERSIQELCVTKAHMPRAHFIKVFPLNEGNLDWVKQEIASRKSYSEALSRFQAAIVDQQKKMLSLQQRVGIPIADLKEINKQMTNGEAKARRAKRDMIEANLRLVISIAKKYTNRGLQFLDLIQEGNIGLMKAVDKFEYRRGYKFSTYATWWIRQAITRSIADQARTIRIPVHMIETINKMNRISRQILQETGVEADAATLAIKMEMPEDKIRKILKIAKEPISMETPVGDDDDSHLGDFIEDANSLAPIEAAVYDSLRNVTKDILDSLTPREAKVLRMRFGIEMNTDHTLEEVGKQFDVTRERIRQIEAKALRKLRHPSRSEKLKSFLDGES; encoded by the coding sequence ATGGCGACTCCGCAGCAAAAGAAAAAAAGCAGCTCTTCCTCCAAACAGACCACAGCCAATAACAAGCAAACAGCCAAAGACAAGGCTGAAGCCGAAGCCGCGCTGGTCGATCCGTCGCAGGACGTCGAGGCCCGCCGCACGCGCCTGAAGGCGCTGATCCTGCTGGGCAAGGAACGCGGTTACCTGACCTATGCCGAGATCAACGACCACCTGCCCGAGATGCTCGAAGTCGAGCAGGTCGAAGGCGTGGTCAGCATGATCAACGACATGGGCATCACCGTCTGCGACGTGGCGCCCGACACCGAATCGCTGGTGATGAACGAGACCGCGCCTGCGGTCGCCGACGAAGATGCGGCGGAAGAAGCCGAAGCCGCCATTTCCACCGTCGACTCCGAATTCGGCCGCACCACCGACCCCGTGCGCATGTACATGCGCGAGATGGGCGTGGTGAACCTGCTCACCCGCCAGGACGAGATCGAGATCGCCAAGCGCATCGAAGACGGCCTCAAGCACATGATCCAGGCCATCTCCGCCTGCCCGGCCACCATCGCCGAAATCCTCGCGCTGGCCGACAAGGTGGCGAAGGAAGAGCTGCGCATCGATGAAGTGATCGACGGCTTCATCGACACGCAGGAAGAAGTGATGGTCAGCGAAGTCTCGGAAGAAGAAGTGGACGAGGAAGAGCAGGACGAGGAAGAGGAAGAATCGGAAGAGGATGGCGAAGCCGCCGCTGCCGCCAACCTGGCGCAGCTCAAGGTGGATGCGCTGGAACGCTTCTCGATCATCAGCGACCTGTTCACCAAGCTGGGCAAGGCCTACGAGAAATACGGTTACCGCAGCAAGCAATACGACAAACTGCAGCAGCAGATTTCCGACGAACTGATGCAGTTCCGCTTCTCCGCCAAGCAGGTGGATGCGCTGTGCGAAACCATGCGCGGCCTGGTGGAAGAAGTGCGCGGCTGCGAACGCAGCATCCAGGAACTGTGCGTGACCAAGGCTCACATGCCGCGCGCCCACTTCATCAAGGTGTTCCCGCTCAACGAGGGCAACCTGGACTGGGTCAAGCAGGAGATCGCCTCCAGGAAATCCTACAGCGAAGCCCTGTCGCGCTTCCAGGCCGCCATTGTCGACCAGCAGAAGAAGATGCTGTCGCTGCAGCAGCGCGTGGGCATCCCCATCGCCGACCTGAAAGAGATCAACAAGCAGATGACCAACGGCGAAGCCAAGGCACGCCGCGCCAAGCGCGACATGATCGAGGCCAACCTGCGCCTGGTGATCTCCATCGCCAAGAAATACACCAACCGCGGCCTGCAGTTCCTCGACCTGATCCAGGAAGGCAACATCGGCCTGATGAAGGCGGTGGACAAATTCGAATATCGCCGCGGCTACAAGTTCTCGACCTATGCCACATGGTGGATCCGCCAGGCCATCACGCGCTCCATCGCCGACCAGGCGCGCACTATCCGCATCCCGGTGCACATGATCGAGACCATCAACAAGATGAACCGCATCTCGCGCCAGATCCTGCAGGAAACCGGCGTGGAAGCCGACGCCGCCACGCTGGCGATCAAGATGGAGATGCCGGAAGACAAGATCCGCAAGATCCTCAAGATCGCCAAGGAACCCATCTCGATGGAAACCCCGGTGGGCGACGACGACGATTCGCACCTGGGCGACTTCATCGAAGACGCCAACTCGCTGGCTCCCATCGAGGCCGCGGTGTACGACAGCCTGCGCAACGTCACCAAGGATATCCTGGACAGCCTCACCCCGCGCGAGGCCAAGGTGCTGCGGATGCGCTTCGGTATCGAGATGAACACCGACCACACGCTGGAAGAAGTCGGCAAACAGTTCGACGTCACCCGCGAGCGTATCCGCCAGATCGAAGCCAAGGCGCTGCGCAAGCTGCGTCATCCTTCGCGCTCGGAAAAACTCAAGAGCTTCCTCGACGGCGAAAGTTAA
- the erpA gene encoding iron-sulfur cluster insertion protein ErpA translates to MNTVTDIQDPLLFTDSAANKVKQLIEEEGNAELKLRVFVTGGGCSGFQYGFTFDEMVNDDDTVMNKNGVQLLIDPMSFQYLVGAEIDYTEGLEGSQFVIKNPNATTTCGCGSSFSA, encoded by the coding sequence ATGAATACAGTGACCGATATACAAGACCCGCTGCTCTTTACCGACAGCGCTGCGAACAAGGTGAAGCAACTGATCGAAGAGGAAGGCAATGCCGAACTGAAACTGCGCGTGTTCGTGACGGGCGGCGGCTGCTCCGGTTTCCAGTACGGCTTCACCTTCGACGAGATGGTCAACGACGACGACACCGTGATGAACAAGAACGGCGTGCAGTTGCTGATCGATCCGATGAGCTTCCAGTATCTGGTTGGCGCTGAGATCGACTATACCGAAGGCTTGGAAGGTTCCCAGTTCGTCATCAAGAACCCGAATGCCACCACGACCTGCGGTTGCGGTTCGTCGTTCTCGGCGTAG